AATCCATTTAATTAGCATAGAAAGAGCTTCAACTGTCTCAGATCAATTACTTGAGAATCATCATTAAGATCAAGTGCTAACAGAGCAAATGAAGTTACCAGAAAGGAATGATAATAGACTTGCCCCTCTGTGAGCACCAGAGCATTCAACAAAGTAAAAAGGTAGGAGGTAGGAGGCATACAATTCTGGTAACACTCCTCACATTTTGGGTCATGCTGAACTTGCTGAGACTGAACTCATTCCTAACTTGTTGTTTCCTGATAATTTTTCTCTGCCCCTTTTCATGGTGGCTCTCTTCTGACAGCTTGATACAGGCTTCTGTGTacgaaaaataaaataaaataaaataaaataaaataaaataaaataaaataaaataaaataaaataaaataaaataaaataaaataaaataaaataaaatatatagaattAGGTGAAGGCACTCAAGCAGAATAATGTATGgaaatcatttcaaaattacaaaacaatAAAGTTGCCAGAACTCTCACGGACTCTGAAGTTCTAAGAGAATTCCAAAGCCCAGGGAATGAAGCCTAAGAAATAGGAGAAGgtatttcctttcaaaagctAGCACTGCTCCAAAGAGCTAGGTTTTGCCAGCAGGAAGTAGTCATCAAATTTTCCTAAGCACAGTTGTTTACCTCCCAGAGTATTTCCAAGCAGAGGCTCCAGTTCTGAACCAGGATGTGCAAACAGGAAAATTTACTGGAACAGGAGCTTTTAGGTATGTGAGATTTCAACAGCTGGCTACTTTCCTCAGAGATCTCACACAgtatgttaaatatttacacaGAATCCAGAACGCAGGCTGCCAGTTCACTGGGACAGTAAAACAGCAAGTTTGGTCTCTCTTTTATTGCCTGTTCTGCAACATCACCCCTAAAGATGCACTGAAAGTATCATCTCAATTGAGTatagtacttttatttttttcattttacttgtaACCACCACCACAAATGCATCATCATGCATCACTACACAGAAGTGGACACACTACCTCTCAAATAACATCACTTCTAAAGAGAACTTGCAGCACAGAACTCTGTCCTTTAGTTTGGCCAAGACCTTAATCACATCTGGAAATTATGTCAAAATGGGGCATCTTCCAGAACCTCGAAATCCTGCAAAATCAGCACAACTTTCAGGTCTGCATTTTTCTCATCAGCTGTATTGGCAGATCTTTGAAGTGGAACACTGTGCTTAGGAccaagctagaaaaaaaaaaaaaaaaaaaaaaaaaaaaaaacatccaaggAGCTGAAGTAGAACTACATCATTGAAACAGGTATTACAGTCAAACAAGTCACAGCCAAGCACCAGAGATGCCAATAGTGGAACCTTTATAAAGGAAAAGGGAATCCATGCAATGAGATAGAGACAAGGATGAAGGCATGGTGTTGGAAAGGGATGGGCTCGACATCTCTTAAGCAAGGCAGTTATAAACAGAAGCCAGAACAAAGCACAGACCCAAGACAAGACACTGAACAACCACCTCCCCTAGCCTGTGAGATTCATTCACAGATCAGATAGTTCCCTGATACCCACCACATTCCCTGAACTGAGCCTACTTTCCTTGCCAGCTGGTCCACTGCTGTTTAATTCCCAGTTGAGTCTCTCAGGGACGGGCAGATGACATAAATCTTGCCAAGGACATCCAGTCACTACGTATAAAATTCTGTTTACGTGACCAATGTTTGCAGAGCTTTCCAGTAGTGTTTCATTTTTACAGAACTAGTAGCATAGGGTTGCTGATAAACATTCCTTTCCCTTCGCTGTCCTTTCATTTACTGTGTTGTCtataacttttttccttttaaattccCATGAACTTAAAAGGAGAAATTACTCCAGTCTCTGAATACACAGGAGAAATTTGTTTCTGTCAGACAAAACACAAATCAGACTAAGAGCTCTTTACCtcaaaattctgaaatttctttGTAAACAAGTAAGATTTGTCTTTAATAATCAGTATTCTGTGACTAGTGGGTGGGGGTAATCAGCTTTCAGATGAGAGCAGAGATTGGCAGGCTACCTCTATAATGAGACCTCTGTTACTTAATACATATGCcagttttctgggaaaaaaaaaaaagtagtaaattgacaaaaaaaatgtaaatgctacTTAACTGTATAGATTTGTTTAATTCTGGTCTTGCCTAAAACCAGGTAATTGTTTAGTTTTAGAGgaaactaaagaaaatgaagcaaatggaACTATAATGCAAGTGAAATCCAGTgaacagaataaatatatagatgCAGGGAACATTCTGACCTCATTATATAGGTCACTTGATCTTAAAGTTACTGTTACTACTCCAAAAAGAGACTACATATCATCAGAGCATGTTAAGATAAATCTGCTGCCTTGTATTCTGCAATGGTAAAATAAGGAATTACACAAAAACTAAGAAGCCGTGAAGCATGGATGAtttcactgacaaaaaaaaaaataatctgtggtGCAAAAAAAGTTATTACAAGACAGGGTAACAATGGAGAATCatactttaaaaagttaatCACTTTCTATACATGCATCTATTGTCAGTCTTTCAGAACTTACCTTTTCACCTGCCTGTTTTTATAAGGTCCTGTATGAAATTTATGCCTACTGAGCTACCAGCAAAACTTAGAATACAGCACAGCCTCTTTGAACATGGGCAATGCTGCTAAACTGCCTAGAGGAGCTGCAAGATGGGCTTCCATGCCTTTGTCTGCTGAGAATTCCGATGAAAATGATTGAAGACCCTCCTTTCCTTGAAAAAAGGCCTTGTAAAAGGTCCAACCTCTAGCCAATCTTCATGAATGTCTGAGTTAACTCAGACTTCTCTTGTCAATCAGAAGCAAAGCTTCAGTATAatggtggggaaaaaatctATTGGGATGTGGAGATGGAATTCCAGTATCAGGGCATGTGATCTCTGTCACAGGATGTATGCTCTCTGAATGAACATACACTGTCTATAGTGGCTAAGATACAGCTGtgggagaaaatacagaactTCAGCATGACATTCCAAAGGCACTAGAAGAAAAGGTGTAACAAGATTCACTCACGGTACAAATGTGATAGGATCACTCCCTCAACCACAAAAGCAACTTGGGTCAAAGTACTGCACTATAATGATGACCAGAGTAAGAATCTCCAGACTATACCTGTGGCTCCCACGCATGCCTAAGATGGAAATGAGGCAGACCCACCATTGTTCATTGTAATTCTGGGTAGTAACAGGTGCCAGTAATGTATGTGGACAGAACATCAGGGTGAAGAAATAGAATGCAAACATCTGAAGTGTTTGTAAGATGCTTGCATGAGGACCAGGGTTTGAAGCTGGACTCAGTCTTTTCCACACTTTTACGGTGACACACTGGAAGCAATCATAGAAGCCAAGGAGGCAAAGTCTCAATAATAAGTATTAATGGAGAATGGATGATAGCTGAGCAAAAAATCACCTTTCTGCAGCACTTGCTTGAGACACTGTAAAGAGAAGGCAAAGCCAACCTCACTTCCTACAGAATGCAGACAGGTTGGCAGCTCCACACAGTAAGCAAAGGATACAGATTCTGCATAATTAATCTTAGTATAGTAGTACCACCTTTTTGCTGAGGAACAGGTATCTCACTGTTCCTGCTAGGCTTGACAGCCTTTGCTGAAAAGTGCTATACCTTTTATTATCACCTTACCTGTAAATTGTTGTGACCCACTAcaagaacaggctgcccagggaggtggtggagtcaccatccctggaagtcttcaaaagacgtttagatgtagagcttagggatatggtttagtggggactgttagtgttaggttagaggttggactcgatgatcttgaggtctcttccaacctagaaattctgtgattctgtgaagaattAAGAGCAGCCCTTCCATTCAAACCCAGAGGAGCTACAAAAATTCCATGTCTCCAAGAAGCCTGAACTGGTAAGACCAGAAGAAATAGAGTTGCCAAAACCCCCAGAAAAACCTGTAATATGGCTGAAGTGAAGCatttcccctgctccagctaACAATTAACTTGGCAGCTATGTTAGTAGAGTTTTTTATAGAAAGATAAGGTGAATTTCCACCTGAAGACTGAAAGAACTAGAATTTTGAGAGATGCACTTTTCCACCCCAATGTGTATTGATgaaatttaagaataaataaaatgaatacaaaGCATATTACAAACATTATGGGTTTGGAATAACCTCGTTTTAGGCTGCAGAACAGTTCCCCTTCTCATTTATTCAGCTATTGATACAGAGCTGGGAATATGCCAGCTGTTGACATGAGCTTGACACCCTAAGCCACCTTCCAAGTGTTTTAGACATGCATTGGGCAAACAAGCTCTTTCTCAGGCTATTAGTTAAACTATGTTTTCTCTATACTCTCCCattctctttccctcctttaTTCACCCTTTTTTCACATGTAGATAACATTCAActcatatttctttctctgtatctGATATTACACAAAGGGAAAGCCTCTCCACCTTtgttaaacaaaattatttcctttggtGGGTCAGCCACCTGAACATACCACATAAAAGTGTGTTGGCAGGAACTAATATTGTTTCTGGCAGGACAGCCAACAGTATCCTCACTGGTACATCCTTTAGCTGGTGGTGCTGAACTAAAAGGCAGGGTAAGAAGCTTTCTTGAATAACTTGAGTACTGTCATGTGGATCACAGGCTTGAATCCaatgactgaaaaaacagaaatatgaaaaaaggaACGTGTAAACAGCAAGTTTGAAAAAAGAATGgcaaaaatcagaattaaactTGAAGTCCTTTAATTAAAGCTTTCTGAAAGGGTGCCTCAGTTCAAGACAAgctttatttaactttttcGCTTCCACTTTTTACCCAGTAGCTTACCATATAGTTAATAAAAGATTCTATGTATCCTAAGGCAGTAACATAATATTTATAAGCCTAAACATATTCTCAGTAACTATACCACTGCTAGCCTTAGCAATGCTACTACAATTACTCAACAAGACAAGACTAGAAGGTCTCAGGGCTTTCCTTTGCCAGCTGCTACCACTAACACCAAGCATGTTAATGGATACCATTATTATATCCAGTAAAAGTGGAAACCACCAATGCCAATGGCAGCTTCCAGTTCTGCCACTGTTCCAGCCTGGTCACATACCACTGTTACATGGCTCTTGTACCCCCAGCAGCACACGTGCTTCTGAAGCTTACTCATGATCATAACTGTTGGTTGTAGAAGGAAAACGATGCTTTTACTCtggttctttttaaaattagaaaaattaagTCACATACAGATACAAAATTAGGGTTTTTCTTCAGCCATAATGCTAAGAAATCTGGGTATCTATATGATAAATCACATCATGGCCAGTTTTAGAAGTATAGCTACAAAtatcagaaagcagcagaagcaggggCAGCCTGTCTGCTTTAAGTGTTCAACACTTTCATTTGCTGTAAAAATGTGCAACTTATTTGACACAAATGTCtcatattagaaaaatatattaatattggTCTGTATTTCAttagaaaacagtaaaacttTAAATTTTGAATATAATTAGAGAATAAATATGATTACAAACCCCAAAGAGACATACAAAGGAGAAGCAGTTAAACTATAGGTATCTGAGGGGCCAAGCAGGACCAGAACAAACAAATTTTTTCGCACTCAGAATAAAAGGTTTATCAAAAGTCGCCACAATTTTCACAAAAGCGTCACAGTAGAAACATGAACTATTAGACTTAGCTAAATGTCATGCTGCAGTGagtaagaacaaacaaaaacttgcaAATGCAGAGTTTGTTCTTTGTTATCGTGACAGCCTGGCAGTACTCCAATACTGGAATAATTCCAGACAAGCACACCAGTTGCGCAGTGCCTTTGAACTTTTAAAGctaatgtttttcctttaatgtttAACATCTTATCTATTTTAAACTCGCTGTGTGAGTggatttcagaaataaactCAAGGAACcaaaattttaacatttcacaACCACTTGGGTAACAGGCAACTAACTGCCTGTGAGCAAACCCCAGGAAGCTTAGGGCACTGAGGTATGGCTGACATTTCACAACAGAGTGCCCTAGGAAGCTGCCTATTACTGCCTGCACATTGCTGAACAGCTGAATTTGTACGTGCATGACATTGCAAGGCTTTCTAGCTGCAAAACGCCTAGTTGTCTGGGGCTGAAACAGCTTGGATTTAATGTCAACCCATTACATTTTGTCAGCGTTCTCCATTAGATAATATGAGAAGGGTACTTTTCACTTATAATATTGCTACTGCTTATAAACACATTCAATTCAAAATAGGacacctggagcactgctgcAGGCTCTCTAGCAGCTTCTTCTTGTCTGTCACAAACCTCTTCTGTTTTCATACCCTTTGCACAGCATCCAGCATAGCTCCATTCCCAGCAGTTGCGTTCCCACAAATGCTGGCCCTTTCCCTGCTTTCTGTTGAGATTTGGGACAGATGGTACCCGGCATGTCAGAAATGCAAGTTTTATTGTGCTGCCGCTTTGCCCCCACTCGGTCCCTGTGCCCCGGCCGCTGCTCAGGCTGAGCGCCCCCCACACCCGCTGCGCCGCAACCAGACCCCGCAGCCGGCGCCTGCGAGGGCCCCCCGCGGCCTCGCCCCTCCGCCGCTCGCCGGCCCCCCCGCGTCTGATGCAATCGCCGCCCGGCCTTGCCTCCAGCCGCGGGCGGCCCCGGGCCTGTCGTCACGCCGCCCCGGCCAACGAGAAAGAGCCACGACGGCAGAAAgccgggcggggcggcggcgcccgCAGAGCGCCGTGCGCGCGCCGGGCCCGGGCCGTTCTCTCCGCGCCGGCCATGGCAGCGCTccccggggccgcggccccgcgcctGCTCCTCATCCCCGGCGAGGCGGCCGAGCCCGCCGCCGGCCGGCGCCTTTCCGTCGTCCTGCCGGCAGGAGCGGCCCCTagccccccgggggctccgCAGCCGGCCCGCAAGCGGCAGCGGCTCACCCATCTGAGCCCGGAGGAGAAGGCGCTGCGCAGGTGAGTGGGGGgccggcggcgcggcgcggcggggcggccgctGGTGCTGACGGCCGCGCTGCCCCGCAGGAAGCTGAAAAACCGCGTGGCGGCCCAGAGCGCCCGGGACAGGAAGAAAGCGCGGATGacggagctggagcagcaggtggtggagctggaggaggaggtaAGGAGCTCGGTGGCCCCGCGGGAGGGTGGCTGCGGCGGCACCTGCTGCGACCCCCCTGCCTGCGCGGCTCTCTGCAGAaccagaagctgctgctggagaaccAGCTCCTGCGGGAGAAGACGTGCAGCCTTTCCCTGGAGAACCAGGAGCTCCGCTGCCGCTTGGGTTTGGATgttctgaaaacagagaaagaaagcgAGTCTAAGGTGAGCGCTGCGGTGTTCTTGGTGGCTGTCTTGTGCTGTTTCTTGGCAGAGCCTGTTAAGAGTCGCTGTGCTCTAGGAGGCAACTGTGTGGTAGTGCCAGGGAGCAATAATCCCAGTGTTGAGAGTCTCCAGGCTGAAACAGGTATGCTCTGAAGAGAGCATGCTTTGTGTGTCAGAAGTACTCTTGTCTTCCGAGAGGAGGCTTTCCCACAGATTGAGTGGTTGTCGAGTCTTAAGTGAGCACCATTGGTAGTGTGGGAGATAGTGAGCTCGTTAGTCCCAAGCTGTTTTATGTCATCTGCATTTCTATACTACGCTGTGGAAGCGAAATAAGAATTTTTAGTCATGTGTGGCTGTCTCAGAAGAACAGAGGAGATAGTGAGAGGCTGAGCTCTCTATTAAAAGTGGTGAACAAGGTGGATTTGCAGAGGTATAGAAGTTTGTGTCACTTTTGCAAGCGGCCTCATCTCTTCAGGCTGTTACTGTATAAGCAAGGAGAGACTAATGGGGGAAGCCTTTGCAGAGAGAGCATGGTCTTCAGGATGCTGTGTGGTCTGCCAGAACATATGTGATGACTGACAAAGCTTTTTCTTTGGTCCAGGTCGTGATGGAATCACAAGTGGATGAGATCGGGTTGGTGACCGGGTCCGCTGAGTCCGCAGCACTCAGACTACGTGTTCCTCTGCAGCAGGTGCAGGCCCAGCAGTCACCATTTCTGACAAAATCCACATGGATTCTGATGGCAGTGACTCTTCAGATTCTGAGGTAAGCATCTGCTTCTGTCCTAAATGCCCATGAAATTCAGAACCACTGTGGATTTAAGACTCAGTTGAGAACTTCTTGATGTAAAGTTTCTTAATGACTTTCCACAGTTAGcttgttttttaagctttggAATATTATACCTGCGGCTCAAGACAGCTAGGGATCCTGTGAGTACAAGACAAGTTAATGCAACTTGAACAAGTCTGGCTTTTGTAATGTGAGATAATATTGCACAGAATAGCCTTAGTTCTTACAGCAAAGCATGCAAATACAAACTGCATACTGTGCTTTTACTGttgttgaaaacaaataattattttctttatgtctGATATTTAACAAGGTTGTTGGAACTTAAAGACTGTCTAATGTGAGTCTCTTTTAGAAATTTAAAGACAGGAAGGTTACACAGCTTTTAGTCACGGGCATATCTGCCTGCATCTGGTTCTGGTACTTGCTCTGTAGACTTGGCGGATTCTATGGTGTTTTTATACAATAGGTCCAAGATTTTGACGAGCTTCTAGTAGAGATTGAGCATCTAATCCAGAGTTTGACAAATCTCTAGTACCCTTACAAGAGAACTAATGGACAGAAGTTCTGAACAATAAgtaattttctgttctgataAGTGGTGTGCTTGGTAAAACTCCTAATTCTGTGATGTTAGCATATTTTAACTTCCAGGTGAGGGTGGACCGATGTTGCAACAGATGTTTTCCTGTAATAGTTGTAGGCTGTCTTTCTAAACCAGTGTTTTATTCTGCAGTCTGATCTCCTGTTGGGCTTTCTGGACAGTCTGGACCCAGAGATGTTTCTCAAATGTGCTGATTCAGAATCAGCATGCCTGGaaaagctggaggaagagaTCTGTGGAGAAACAAATTCCATACCgacccccccctctccctctttGGGGTCCCCATCAGCTAAGCTGGAGGCCATTAATGAACTCATAAGGTTTGATCATGTATACACAAAGCCCTTAATATTGGAGATTCCTGTTAAAATGGGCAACCAAACCAATATGCTAGTGAAAATTGAGGAAGTATCTCTCTCTCCATCTGAAGACAAAGCTTTTGCTGAGATCCCAGTGTCTGTGAAAGAGGAACCCGTAGACAGCTTCATGCCAGAACTGGGCATCTCTCATCTGCTTCCCTCTCCTTGTAGCCTTGCAGCCTCAAGCAATCTGTTGGATGCTGGTAGTGACTCAGGATATGAAGGATCCCTGTCACCTTTCAGTGACATGTCCTCTCCACTTGATGCTGACCATGCCTGGGAGGATAGCTTTGCAAATGAACTATTTCCCCAGCTGATCAGTGTCTAACTCAGTGTTAATTCTCCCTGATTAACTTTTGGCAGGGTAACAGGATATGCCCTTTGAGGGGTATGTGTGGGAAATCAAGTGTATACAGAAAAATTATCATTTCTACCTAAGAATGCTGGTAGGTGGGGTGATAGCCAATGTATTTCTActcatatgaagaaaaaaaaaaaaaacaacaactaggGTGTTGCCCCTGTGTCTGTTGCCCCCCTCACCCAGTGTTGGCTTATGAGAGAAGTTGTTTTCTCAGTAACTTAGCAATTTGGCTGAACCTGaaaatcaaaattcattttctttaatgctgAAAGCTTTAATGGTCTCTTCATGTATAGACAGCTGGGTTAAAATTAGAGTCTGTACGTCTTACGGACTTACTGTGTAAAtgcttgttttccatttgctaTGTAGAGTTGCTTTctccattttaatatttaactgTATTGGTGCAATTAAAGTGCAATGCAGCTCACTTCTTGTCTTGTATCTCAATGGGGAGGGGAGAGTGTCTGTACCTGCTGAAGTCTGAAACTCTACAGAAATTTCTGGAAGTTAGACCGTTCAGTGGCTGGTCTTCTGCTGCCTTGATGCACCTACTGATCCAGTGGTACTACTGTGGTGCATGTAGCTGAGTGCTTTAGCAGCCTTTGTCATGTCTTGGAGATGTTGCAAGCTGTTCAGTATAGATAGGTTTGTAGGGTGGCCAGAGATGCTATAGAGCAAAATCTGCAGCCATAATAGGGAATGCAAGTGGCAGTAGCTTGATGTCTGAATAAAACTAATTCCTTCCTCTTGGTAACTTTTGTTGTACAGAATACTCTAGGCTGAGTGAAGGTCAGTGCTTTTCAAGTCACATGTTTAGTACTCATGAAGTAGCGAGACAAGGTGAAAAAGGTATAGATTCTGCATTACCACAGGAATtcctgaaacaaaaatcaacttTGTAGGAGCTAATTTCACATATAACAGTATGACTACgtagtttttgttgttctcaGCCACTTGTTGCAATGGCAcagtataggaaaaaaaaaaaaaaacttgaattgGAGTGATAGGGAAGAAACTGCGATGTTGTATCCCAAGTAAGAGCTCTTCCAGGTCTTTGTACAACTGttcttgttttcagttctgttgcATGTCTTGCATTCTATTTGGACAGAAATAGCTTATGGGAGGTAAGCAGGAGCATTGGGTTACTAATGTTTAAGGCGACAGGACTTTGTTTTACAAACTGAAGTAACTTACTTTGTAATACCCTGTCTGAATACTGGATAGTAGTAAAAAGTAACTGCAAAACAAacttggatttaaaaaataaatttgtggtAGTCTGAAAACAGCTTATTACACTTTCACACTGGAAAATGGGGTGACTGCAAGAGGACCCTTAGTACATAATGCATGTTGCAAGTCTGAAAAGCAAGCAGTTAAATGAGGATGACAAAAGtaatacaaaattaatatgAAGTTCCAATAATGCtaattaataaatttaaaaaaaggcaaaaagaaattaaaaaaaaaatgttttggacaAGCAAGGAAAAGGTTTCTCACCTCTTTAAAACTCAGCTCTAAGGTTTCTAGCCGAGAAGTCCAAAACAGTTCATAGTGTAAGTATACAGTACTTGAAATAATGCCTGGAAAAGGACTGAGATTTCACATACCTTCGTCAGGGCTATAGAAAGGTTGAGGTTAGCACACCAGAGATGTGCAGCCCGTCCCACTGGTTTGTGGCTATATA
This genomic stretch from Anas acuta chromosome 17, bAnaAcu1.1, whole genome shotgun sequence harbors:
- the XBP1 gene encoding LOW QUALITY PROTEIN: X-box-binding protein 1 (The sequence of the model RefSeq protein was modified relative to this genomic sequence to represent the inferred CDS: deleted 2 bases in 1 codon); the protein is MAALPGAAAPRLLLIPGEAAEPAAGRRLSVVLPAGAAPSPPGAPQPARKRQRLTHLSPEEKALRRKLKNRVAAQSARDRKKARMTELEQQVVELEEENQKLLLENQLLREKTCSLSLENQELRCRLGLDVLKTEKESESKVVMESQVDEIGLVTGSAERSTQTTCSSAAGAGPAVTISDKIHMDSDGSDSSDSESDLLLGFLDSLDPEMFLKCADSESACLEKLEEEICGETNSIPTPPSPSLGSPSAKLEAINELIRFDHVYTKPLILEIPVKMGNQTNMLVKIEEVSLSPSEDKAFAEIPVSVKEEPVDSFMPELGISHLLPSPCSLAASSNLLDAGSDSGYEGSLSPFSDMSSPLDADHAWEDSFANELFPQLISV